Proteins from one Pleuronectes platessa chromosome 16, fPlePla1.1, whole genome shotgun sequence genomic window:
- the gng13b gene encoding guanine nucleotide-binding protein G(I)/G(S)/G(O) subunit gamma-13b produces MDEMDLPQMKKEVESLKYQLAFKREKSSKTVTDLVKWIEDGVPEDPFLNPELMKSNPWVEKGKCILL; encoded by the exons ATGGATGAGATGGACCTGCCCCAGAtgaagaaggaggtggagagccTGAAGTACCAGCTGGCCTTCAAGAGAGAGAAGTCGTCCAAAACCGTGACCGA TCTGGTGAAGTGGATAGAGGACGGCGTCCCGGAGGATCCCTTCCTGAACCCCGAGCTGATGAAGAGCAACCCGTGGGTGGAGAAAGGAAAATGCATCCTCCTCTAG